A genome region from Pseudodesulfovibrio alkaliphilus includes the following:
- the rpsB gene encoding 30S ribosomal protein S2, whose translation MAYVTMKQMLETGVHFGHQTRRWNPKMRPYIFGARNGIHIMDLQQTVKMFATAHDFIVDTVARGGKILFIGTKRQAQEAVTQEAQRAGMFYVTHRWMGGTLTNFQTIKKSIDRLKHLEQMFEDGSISRYTKKEAVGMSREVKKLNLALGGIKDMNDAPRAAFVIDPKREHIAIMECRKLGIPVVAVVDSNCDPDMVDYIIPGNDDAIRAIKLFAAHMADACIEGAAMQKDYAKTADEAKAAPKAAPAEQAAATPEAETATEEKAAAPAEATTEEK comes from the coding sequence GGCCACCAGACCCGCCGCTGGAACCCCAAAATGCGCCCCTACATCTTCGGCGCTCGCAACGGCATCCACATCATGGACCTGCAGCAGACCGTCAAGATGTTTGCCACGGCCCATGACTTCATCGTGGACACCGTCGCCCGGGGCGGCAAGATCCTGTTCATCGGCACCAAGCGTCAGGCCCAGGAGGCCGTGACCCAGGAAGCCCAGCGCGCCGGCATGTTCTACGTCACCCACCGCTGGATGGGCGGCACCCTGACCAACTTCCAGACCATCAAGAAATCCATCGACCGCCTCAAGCACCTGGAGCAGATGTTCGAGGACGGCTCCATCTCCCGGTACACCAAGAAAGAGGCCGTGGGTATGAGCCGCGAGGTCAAGAAGCTCAACCTCGCGCTGGGCGGCATCAAGGACATGAACGACGCGCCCAGGGCCGCCTTTGTCATTGATCCCAAGCGCGAGCACATCGCCATCATGGAGTGCCGCAAGCTCGGCATCCCGGTAGTGGCCGTGGTCGACTCCAACTGCGACCCGGACATGGTGGACTACATCATCCCCGGCAACGACGACGCCATCCGCGCCATCAAGCTCTTCGCCGCCCACATGGCCGACGCCTGCATCGAGGGCGCCGCCATGCAGAAAGATTACGCCAAGACCGCAGACGAGGCCAAAGCCGCCCCCAAGGCCGCTCCCGCCGAGCAGGCCGCGGCGACCCCCGAAGCTGAAACCGCAACCGAAGAAAAAGCCGCGGCTCCCGCCGAGGCCACTACCGAGGAGAAGTAA
- the tsf gene encoding translation elongation factor Ts produces MGITASQVKELREKTGAGMMDCKKALVESGGDEEKAVMYLREKGLSKAAKKAGRATSEGLVTPYVSADGKTVVLSELMCETDFVAKNEDFQSFAAALSEKISGLDVTSGAAADLPAEVADVTDLIAKLGENMGVGRFVKVATDGVVGVYIHSNNKLGTLVELKGSDDEALARDIAMHVAAMNPACISPKELPQDTLDKEKALYMKQAMDEGKPAEIAEKIVMGRLSKFYKEVCLIEQTFIKDDKKSIKDLLGKAEVASFHRLALGEGAPKDADSDD; encoded by the coding sequence ATGGGCATCACCGCATCCCAGGTCAAGGAACTGCGCGAAAAGACCGGCGCAGGCATGATGGACTGCAAGAAGGCGCTGGTCGAATCCGGCGGCGACGAGGAAAAGGCTGTCATGTACCTGCGCGAGAAAGGCTTGTCCAAGGCCGCCAAGAAGGCCGGACGCGCCACCTCCGAGGGTCTCGTCACCCCCTATGTCTCGGCTGACGGAAAGACCGTGGTTCTTTCAGAACTGATGTGCGAGACCGATTTCGTGGCAAAGAACGAGGACTTCCAGTCCTTTGCCGCAGCCCTTTCCGAAAAGATCTCCGGCCTTGACGTGACCAGCGGCGCAGCCGCCGACCTTCCTGCCGAGGTGGCCGACGTGACCGACCTCATCGCCAAGCTGGGAGAAAACATGGGTGTGGGCCGCTTTGTCAAGGTGGCCACCGACGGCGTTGTTGGCGTCTACATCCACTCCAACAACAAACTTGGCACCCTTGTCGAACTAAAAGGCTCCGACGACGAGGCCCTGGCCAGGGACATTGCCATGCACGTGGCAGCCATGAATCCCGCCTGCATCAGCCCCAAGGAACTGCCCCAGGATACGCTGGACAAGGAAAAGGCGCTGTACATGAAGCAGGCCATGGACGAGGGCAAACCCGCCGAGATCGCCGAAAAGATCGTCATGGGCCGCCTGAGCAAGTTCTACAAGGAGGTCTGTCTCATCGAGCAGACCTTCATCAAGGACGACAAGAAGAGCATCAAGGACCTGCTCGGCAAGGCCGAGGTTGCCAGCTTCCATCGACTGGCCCTAGGCGAGGGCGCACCAAAAGACGCCGACAGCGACGACTAA
- the pyrH gene encoding UMP kinase, which yields METMRYSRILLKLSGEALAGEQRFGIEPEAIGQFAKEIAQVATTGLQVALVIGGGNIFRGMAASAKGMERAQADYMGMLATVMNALAVQDALEKNGCSTRVMTAFSMAEVAEPYIRRRAIRHLEKGRVVICAAGTGNPYFTTDSAATLRALELKCDAIFKATKVDGVYDKDPLKFPDAVRYDTVTYMETLEKRLGVMDSTAITMARDNNLPIIVFNLYEEGNIRKAASGENIGTTVQGGN from the coding sequence ATGGAAACGATGCGGTATTCGCGGATATTGCTGAAACTCAGCGGCGAGGCCCTGGCCGGGGAACAGCGCTTCGGCATCGAGCCCGAAGCCATCGGCCAGTTCGCAAAAGAGATCGCCCAGGTGGCCACCACCGGACTCCAGGTGGCCCTGGTCATCGGCGGCGGCAACATATTCCGCGGAATGGCCGCCAGCGCCAAGGGCATGGAGCGGGCGCAGGCAGATTACATGGGTATGCTGGCCACGGTCATGAACGCCTTGGCCGTCCAGGATGCGCTGGAGAAGAACGGTTGCAGCACCCGTGTCATGACAGCCTTCAGCATGGCCGAGGTGGCCGAGCCCTACATCCGCCGACGCGCCATCCGGCACTTGGAGAAAGGGAGAGTGGTCATCTGCGCGGCAGGCACCGGCAACCCCTACTTCACCACGGACAGCGCCGCCACCCTGCGGGCTCTGGAGCTCAAGTGCGACGCCATCTTCAAGGCCACCAAAGTGGACGGCGTGTACGACAAGGACCCCCTCAAGTTCCCCGACGCCGTCCGCTACGACACCGTCACCTACATGGAAACACTGGAAAAAAGGCTGGGGGTCATGGACTCCACAGCCATCACCATGGCCCGGGACAACAATCTGCCCATCATCGTCTTCAACCTGTACGAGGAAGGCAACATCCGCAAGGCCGCCAGTGGCGAGAACATCGGTACCACCGTCCAAGGAGGAAACTGA
- the frr gene encoding ribosome recycling factor yields MQTVLNDGKKRMAGAIGALEKDFAKLRTGRATTALVDTIVVDYYGTPTPINQLSSVSVPDAKTITIQPWDKGAFGAVEKAIQTSDLGLNPVNDGKIIRIVIPPLTEERRKELVKVAKKYTEECKIAIRNVRRDLNDTLKKLEKDKEISEDELKKGEADVQKLTDDFVKQSDSVLAAKEKEILEI; encoded by the coding sequence ATGCAAACCGTACTCAACGATGGCAAAAAGCGCATGGCCGGAGCCATTGGCGCCCTGGAAAAGGATTTCGCGAAGCTGCGTACCGGACGTGCCACCACAGCCCTGGTGGATACTATCGTGGTCGATTACTACGGTACCCCGACCCCCATCAACCAGCTCTCCTCGGTCTCGGTGCCCGACGCCAAGACCATCACCATCCAGCCCTGGGACAAGGGTGCCTTCGGAGCGGTGGAAAAAGCCATCCAGACCTCGGACCTCGGACTCAACCCGGTCAATGACGGCAAGATCATCCGCATCGTCATCCCGCCCCTGACCGAGGAGCGGCGCAAGGAACTTGTCAAGGTCGCCAAAAAGTACACCGAGGAATGCAAGATCGCCATCCGCAACGTCCGCCGCGACCTCAACGACACCCTCAAGAAGCTGGAAAAAGACAAGGAAATCAGCGAAGATGAGCTGAAAAAGGGCGAGGCCGACGTGCAGAAGCTGACCGATGACTTCGTCAAGCAAAGCGACAGCGTCCTTGCTGCCAAGGAAAAAGAAATCCTGGAAATTTAG
- the uppS gene encoding polyprenyl diphosphate synthase produces MQSITPPTHVAIIMDGNGRWAKQRGLPRTEGHRAGTEAARAVVTRCRELGVGYLTLYTFSKENWARPKDEVRTLFDLLTTFLTREESSLVKQSIRLKVLGELEDMPLAVRQALKHVMRRTAHCEAMTLNLALNYSGRDEIVRAAKALLAKGVAPEAVTEERFEAELWTAGQPDPDLIIRTSGEQRLSNYLLYQCAYAEFYFTDTYWPDFTPDELDKAIAELAGRRRRFGLTDEQLD; encoded by the coding sequence TTGCAAAGCATCACACCTCCCACCCATGTGGCCATCATCATGGACGGCAACGGCAGGTGGGCAAAACAGCGCGGGCTGCCCAGGACCGAGGGCCACAGGGCCGGTACCGAGGCGGCCCGCGCAGTGGTCACCCGCTGCCGCGAGCTCGGGGTCGGATACCTGACCCTCTACACCTTCTCCAAGGAGAACTGGGCGCGCCCCAAGGACGAGGTGCGCACCCTCTTCGATCTGCTGACCACCTTTCTCACCCGCGAGGAATCGAGCTTGGTCAAGCAGTCCATCCGTCTCAAGGTGCTTGGCGAATTGGAAGACATGCCCCTGGCCGTCCGCCAAGCCCTCAAGCACGTCATGCGCCGGACCGCCCACTGCGAGGCAATGACCCTCAATCTGGCCCTCAACTACTCGGGCCGCGACGAGATCGTCCGGGCGGCCAAAGCCCTGCTGGCCAAAGGCGTGGCCCCGGAAGCCGTGACAGAGGAGAGGTTCGAGGCCGAGCTGTGGACCGCCGGGCAACCCGACCCGGACCTGATCATCCGCACCAGCGGCGAGCAGCGATTGTCCAACTACCTGCTCTATCAGTGCGCCTACGCAGAATTCTACTTCACAGACACCTACTGGCCCGACTTCACCCCTGACGAACTGGACAAGGCCATTGCGGAACTAGCCGGGCGGCGGCGCCGTTTCGGCCTGACCGACGAGCAACTCGACTGA
- a CDS encoding phosphatidate cytidylyltransferase encodes MTIALHKKRLATAVCLTAIPALALVFQGWVLFVVLALFCSLTLWEFYTMFQPMPGATTIKGLGAAFTFVMLGAFATGEPGYPAMVFLGAFWTAAVLFLLRFSSDSTSSFKPFLVFLAGLIYIPLNFHFLLSFSRHEILLVIGAAAISDTAAFYCGTLWGKKKIWPKVSPKKSWVGSLGGMAACMLATTAFGLSFGTAHICQWLLLGAALNIAAQMGDFFESALKRSLDIKDSGSLLPGHGGLLDRVDSLLLVVPTYGLIRMAHTFF; translated from the coding sequence ATGACCATCGCCCTGCACAAAAAACGGCTCGCCACCGCGGTGTGCCTGACGGCCATCCCGGCGCTTGCCCTCGTTTTTCAGGGTTGGGTGCTTTTCGTGGTCCTGGCCCTGTTCTGCTCCCTGACCCTCTGGGAGTTCTACACCATGTTCCAGCCCATGCCCGGGGCAACGACCATCAAGGGGCTGGGGGCGGCATTCACCTTCGTGATGCTGGGCGCCTTTGCCACCGGAGAACCCGGCTACCCTGCCATGGTTTTCCTCGGGGCCTTCTGGACGGCGGCGGTTTTGTTCCTCCTCCGTTTCAGCAGCGATTCGACCTCCTCCTTCAAGCCCTTTCTCGTCTTTCTGGCCGGACTGATTTACATCCCCCTCAATTTCCACTTTCTCCTCTCCTTCTCCCGCCACGAGATCCTGCTCGTCATCGGGGCCGCCGCCATCTCTGACACGGCGGCCTTCTACTGCGGCACTCTCTGGGGCAAGAAAAAAATCTGGCCCAAGGTCAGCCCCAAAAAGTCCTGGGTCGGCAGCCTCGGGGGGATGGCGGCCTGTATGCTCGCCACTACCGCCTTCGGCCTGAGCTTTGGCACAGCCCACATCTGTCAATGGCTGCTGCTTGGCGCAGCCCTCAACATTGCCGCGCAGATGGGCGATTTTTTCGAGTCCGCCCTCAAGCGCTCCCTGGACATCAAGGACTCCGGCTCACTCCTGCCCGGCCACGGCGGCCTGCTCGACAGGGTGGACAGCCTGCTCCTGGTGGTGCCAACCTACGGCCTCATCCGCATGGCCCACACTTTCTTCTAA